One Brassica napus cultivar Da-Ae unplaced genomic scaffold, Da-Ae ScsIHWf_1007;HRSCAF=1413, whole genome shotgun sequence genomic region harbors:
- the LOC106407083 gene encoding protein LHY isoform X3 — MDTNTSDGPGEELLTKARKPYTITKQRERWTEDEHDRFLEALRLYGRAWQRIQEHIGTKTAVQIRSHAQKFFTKKISTGKENQEENCSGVNKYPLPNKVVTPGKRKTFMESSDPSLRKASADNETSKASNVDNNVVHEKNKDRDDDDDDDDDGGLHSARHHPATTTSPSAATTTTSHQAFPAFRFQHDYRSFLHMSSTFSNLIMSTLLQNPAAHAAATFAASAWPFTTNAGDSSTQMSSSPPTIAAIVAATVAAATAWWASHGLLPTPVPLPAVPVPTPAAMDNVGNDHLEKQSTAFQEQNMASKSPDSSSDDSDETGITKIKADGDKEEVVAALQDSNVSHKKNPVDRSSCGSNTPSGSDVETDALEKEKEADANQPSVIELGNRRSKIRDNNNNQTTDSWKEVSQGGRIAFQALFARERLPQSFSPPQVEENVNGKQISDTSMPLAHNNLNKIQDSCKADQESAVDEEPGKSLKMRETGFKPYKRCSMEAKESQVGNANNHNDEKVCCKRLRLEAEAST, encoded by the exons ATGGATACAAATACATCTGATGGACCTGGTGAAGAATTGTTAACTAAG GCAAGAAAGCCATATACAATAACGAAGCAGCGAGAACGATGGACTGAGGACGAGCATGATAGGTTTCTTGAAGCCTTGAGGCTTTATGGACGAGCTTGGCAACGTATCCAAG aACATATTGGGACAAAGACTGCTGTTCAGATCAGAAGCCATGCACAAAAGTTCTTCACAAAG AAAATATCAACTGGGAAAGAAAATCAAGAAGAGAACTGCTCAGGGGTGAACAAGTATCCCTTACCAAATAAAGTAGTAACTCCAGGGAAACGAAAGACATTCATGGAATCTTCTGATCCGTCGCTAAGAAAG GCAAGTGCCGATAATGAAACAAGCAAGGCTTCAAATGTGGACAACAACGTGGTTCATGAGAAGAACAAAGacagagatgatgatgatgatgatgatgatgatggtggtctGCACAGCGCAAGGCATCATCCAGCTACTACAACTTCACCATCTGCTGCTACTACTACAACTTCCCATCAAGCGTTTCCAGCATTCCGTTTCCAGCATGATTACCGCTCGTTTCTCCACATGTCTTCTACTTTCTCCAATCTTATCATGTCTACACTCCTACAGAATCCTGCTGCTCATGCTGCAGCCACATTCGCTGCTTCGGCCTGGCCCTTTACTACTAATGCCGGAGACTCATCAACGCAAATGAGCTCTTCTCCTCCAACTATAGCTGCCATCGTTGCTGCTACAGTAGCTGCCGCAACTGCTTGGTGGGCTTCTCATGGACTTCTTCCTACTCCAGTCCCATTACCAGCCGTCCCAGTTCCAACTCCAGCAGCTATGGACAACGTCGGAAATGATCACCTTGAGAAACAAAGCACGGCCTTTCAAGAACAAAACATGGCTTCAAAATCTCCAGATTCATCATCCGACGATTCAGACGAGACTGGAATTACCAAGATAAAGGCTGACGGTGACAAGGAGGAAGTTGTTGCTGCTTTGCAAGATTCAAACGTTTCCCACAAGAAAAATCCAGTGGACCGCTCATCGTGTGGGTCAAACACACCTTCAGGCAGTGACGTGGAAACAGACGCattggagaaagaaaaagaggcAGATGCAAACCAGCCAAGTGTTATTGAGTTAGGCAACCGTCGGAGTAAAATcagagacaacaacaacaaccaaacTACTGATTCATGGAAGGAAGTCTCTCAAGGG GGTCGTATAGCATTTCAGGCTCTCTTTGCAAGAGAGAGGTTGCCACAAAGCTTTTCACCTCCTCAAGTGGAAGAGAATGTGAATGGAAAACAAATTAGCGACACGTCAATGCCATTGGCTCATAATAACTTGAACAAGATTCAAGATTCTTGTAAGGCAGACCAAGAAAGCGCAGTGGATGAAGAACCGGGGAAGAGTCTTAAAATGAGAGAGACGGGGTTTAAGCCATACAAGAGATGTTCCATGGAAGCGAAAGAGAGCCAAGTTGGAAACGCAAACAATCACAATGATGAAAAGGTCTGCTGCAAGAGGCTTCGTCTGGAAGCAGAAGCTTCAACATAA
- the LOC106407356 gene encoding 60S acidic ribosomal protein P1-1-like yields MSTVGELACSYAVMILEDEGIAITADKIATLIKSAGVSCESYWPMLFAKMAEKRNVTDLIMNVGTGGGGGAPVSAAAPAAGGGGGGAAAAPAAEEKKKEEVAEESDGDLGFGLFD; encoded by the exons ATGTCGACAGTGGGAGAGCTTGCTTGCAGCTACGCTGTTATGATCCTCGAGGATGAGGGTATTGCCATCACG GCCGACAAGATCGCTACTTTGATCAAATCTGCTGGTGTTAGTTGTGAGTCATACTGGCCAATGCTATTCGCCAAGATGGCTGAGAAACGTAACGTCACAGACCTCATCATGAACGTTGGTACTGGTGGGGGAGGTGGTGCACCAGTTTCTGCTGCTGCTCCAGCtgccggtggtggtggtggtggtgcagCAGCTGCCCCTGCCgctgaggagaagaagaag GAAGAAGTAGCAGAAGAGAGTGATGGAGATTTGGGTTTCGGCTTGTTCGACTAA
- the LOC106407083 gene encoding protein LHY isoform X2, producing MDTNTSDGPGEELLTKARKPYTITKQRERWTEDEHDRFLEALRLYGRAWQRIQEHIGTKTAVQIRSHAQKFFTKLEKEAEAKGIKALDIEIPPPRPKRKPNAPYPRKPGPSSSQAKQLVSSSECNQQAFLDLEKKISTGKENQEENCSGVNKYPLPNKVVTPGKRKTFMESSDPSLRKASADNETSKASNVDNNVVHEKNKDRDDDDDDDDDGGLHSARHHPATTTSPSAATTTTSHQAFPAFRFQHDYRSFLHMSSTFSNLIMSTLLQNPAAHAAATFAASAWPFTTNAGDSSTQMSSSPPTIAAIVAATVAAATAWWASHGLLPTPVPLPAVPVPTPAAMDNVGNDHLEKQSTAFQEQNMASKSPDSSSDDSDETGITKIKADGDKEEVVAALQDSNVSHKKNPVDRSSCGSNTPSGSDVETDALEKEKEADANQPSVIELGNRRSKIRDNNNNQTTDSWKEVSQGGRIAFQALFARERLPQSFSPPQVEENVNGKQISDTSMPLAHNNLNKIQDSCKADQESAVDEEPGKSLKMRETGFKPYKRCSMEAKESQVGNANNHNDEKVCCKRLRLEAEAST from the exons ATGGATACAAATACATCTGATGGACCTGGTGAAGAATTGTTAACTAAG GCAAGAAAGCCATATACAATAACGAAGCAGCGAGAACGATGGACTGAGGACGAGCATGATAGGTTTCTTGAAGCCTTGAGGCTTTATGGACGAGCTTGGCAACGTATCCAAG aACATATTGGGACAAAGACTGCTGTTCAGATCAGAAGCCATGCACAAAAGTTCTTCACAAAG TTGGAGAAAGAGGCTGAAGCTAAAGGCATTAAAGCTCTGGACATAGAGATTCCACCTCCTCGTCctaaaagaaaacccaatgcTCCTTATCCTCGGAAACCTGGTCCATCTTCGTCGCAAGCGAAACAGCTTGTATCTTCTTCAGAATGTAACCAGCAGGCCTTCTTGGATTTGGAAAAG AAAATATCAACTGGGAAAGAAAATCAAGAAGAGAACTGCTCAGGGGTGAACAAGTATCCCTTACCAAATAAAGTAGTAACTCCAGGGAAACGAAAGACATTCATGGAATCTTCTGATCCGTCGCTAAGAAAG GCAAGTGCCGATAATGAAACAAGCAAGGCTTCAAATGTGGACAACAACGTGGTTCATGAGAAGAACAAAGacagagatgatgatgatgatgatgatgatgatggtggtctGCACAGCGCAAGGCATCATCCAGCTACTACAACTTCACCATCTGCTGCTACTACTACAACTTCCCATCAAGCGTTTCCAGCATTCCGTTTCCAGCATGATTACCGCTCGTTTCTCCACATGTCTTCTACTTTCTCCAATCTTATCATGTCTACACTCCTACAGAATCCTGCTGCTCATGCTGCAGCCACATTCGCTGCTTCGGCCTGGCCCTTTACTACTAATGCCGGAGACTCATCAACGCAAATGAGCTCTTCTCCTCCAACTATAGCTGCCATCGTTGCTGCTACAGTAGCTGCCGCAACTGCTTGGTGGGCTTCTCATGGACTTCTTCCTACTCCAGTCCCATTACCAGCCGTCCCAGTTCCAACTCCAGCAGCTATGGACAACGTCGGAAATGATCACCTTGAGAAACAAAGCACGGCCTTTCAAGAACAAAACATGGCTTCAAAATCTCCAGATTCATCATCCGACGATTCAGACGAGACTGGAATTACCAAGATAAAGGCTGACGGTGACAAGGAGGAAGTTGTTGCTGCTTTGCAAGATTCAAACGTTTCCCACAAGAAAAATCCAGTGGACCGCTCATCGTGTGGGTCAAACACACCTTCAGGCAGTGACGTGGAAACAGACGCattggagaaagaaaaagaggcAGATGCAAACCAGCCAAGTGTTATTGAGTTAGGCAACCGTCGGAGTAAAATcagagacaacaacaacaaccaaacTACTGATTCATGGAAGGAAGTCTCTCAAGGG GGTCGTATAGCATTTCAGGCTCTCTTTGCAAGAGAGAGGTTGCCACAAAGCTTTTCACCTCCTCAAGTGGAAGAGAATGTGAATGGAAAACAAATTAGCGACACGTCAATGCCATTGGCTCATAATAACTTGAACAAGATTCAAGATTCTTGTAAGGCAGACCAAGAAAGCGCAGTGGATGAAGAACCGGGGAAGAGTCTTAAAATGAGAGAGACGGGGTTTAAGCCATACAAGAGATGTTCCATGGAAGCGAAAGAGAGCCAAGTTGGAAACGCAAACAATCACAATGATGAAAAGGTCTGCTGCAAGAGGCTTCGTCTGGAAGCAGAAGCTTCAACATAA
- the LOC106407083 gene encoding protein LHY isoform X1, with protein sequence MDTNTSDGPGEELLTKARKPYTITKQRERWTEDEHDRFLEALRLYGRAWQRIQEHIGTKTAVQIRSHAQKFFTKLEKEAEAKGIKALDIEIPPPRPKRKPNAPYPRKPGPSSSQAKQLVSSSECNQQAFLDLEKVPLPEKISTGKENQEENCSGVNKYPLPNKVVTPGKRKTFMESSDPSLRKASADNETSKASNVDNNVVHEKNKDRDDDDDDDDDGGLHSARHHPATTTSPSAATTTTSHQAFPAFRFQHDYRSFLHMSSTFSNLIMSTLLQNPAAHAAATFAASAWPFTTNAGDSSTQMSSSPPTIAAIVAATVAAATAWWASHGLLPTPVPLPAVPVPTPAAMDNVGNDHLEKQSTAFQEQNMASKSPDSSSDDSDETGITKIKADGDKEEVVAALQDSNVSHKKNPVDRSSCGSNTPSGSDVETDALEKEKEADANQPSVIELGNRRSKIRDNNNNQTTDSWKEVSQGGRIAFQALFARERLPQSFSPPQVEENVNGKQISDTSMPLAHNNLNKIQDSCKADQESAVDEEPGKSLKMRETGFKPYKRCSMEAKESQVGNANNHNDEKVCCKRLRLEAEAST encoded by the exons ATGGATACAAATACATCTGATGGACCTGGTGAAGAATTGTTAACTAAG GCAAGAAAGCCATATACAATAACGAAGCAGCGAGAACGATGGACTGAGGACGAGCATGATAGGTTTCTTGAAGCCTTGAGGCTTTATGGACGAGCTTGGCAACGTATCCAAG aACATATTGGGACAAAGACTGCTGTTCAGATCAGAAGCCATGCACAAAAGTTCTTCACAAAG TTGGAGAAAGAGGCTGAAGCTAAAGGCATTAAAGCTCTGGACATAGAGATTCCACCTCCTCGTCctaaaagaaaacccaatgcTCCTTATCCTCGGAAACCTGGTCCATCTTCGTCGCAAGCGAAACAGCTTGTATCTTCTTCAGAATGTAACCAGCAGGCCTTCTTGGATTTGGAAAAGGTGCCCCTTCCTGAG AAAATATCAACTGGGAAAGAAAATCAAGAAGAGAACTGCTCAGGGGTGAACAAGTATCCCTTACCAAATAAAGTAGTAACTCCAGGGAAACGAAAGACATTCATGGAATCTTCTGATCCGTCGCTAAGAAAG GCAAGTGCCGATAATGAAACAAGCAAGGCTTCAAATGTGGACAACAACGTGGTTCATGAGAAGAACAAAGacagagatgatgatgatgatgatgatgatgatggtggtctGCACAGCGCAAGGCATCATCCAGCTACTACAACTTCACCATCTGCTGCTACTACTACAACTTCCCATCAAGCGTTTCCAGCATTCCGTTTCCAGCATGATTACCGCTCGTTTCTCCACATGTCTTCTACTTTCTCCAATCTTATCATGTCTACACTCCTACAGAATCCTGCTGCTCATGCTGCAGCCACATTCGCTGCTTCGGCCTGGCCCTTTACTACTAATGCCGGAGACTCATCAACGCAAATGAGCTCTTCTCCTCCAACTATAGCTGCCATCGTTGCTGCTACAGTAGCTGCCGCAACTGCTTGGTGGGCTTCTCATGGACTTCTTCCTACTCCAGTCCCATTACCAGCCGTCCCAGTTCCAACTCCAGCAGCTATGGACAACGTCGGAAATGATCACCTTGAGAAACAAAGCACGGCCTTTCAAGAACAAAACATGGCTTCAAAATCTCCAGATTCATCATCCGACGATTCAGACGAGACTGGAATTACCAAGATAAAGGCTGACGGTGACAAGGAGGAAGTTGTTGCTGCTTTGCAAGATTCAAACGTTTCCCACAAGAAAAATCCAGTGGACCGCTCATCGTGTGGGTCAAACACACCTTCAGGCAGTGACGTGGAAACAGACGCattggagaaagaaaaagaggcAGATGCAAACCAGCCAAGTGTTATTGAGTTAGGCAACCGTCGGAGTAAAATcagagacaacaacaacaaccaaacTACTGATTCATGGAAGGAAGTCTCTCAAGGG GGTCGTATAGCATTTCAGGCTCTCTTTGCAAGAGAGAGGTTGCCACAAAGCTTTTCACCTCCTCAAGTGGAAGAGAATGTGAATGGAAAACAAATTAGCGACACGTCAATGCCATTGGCTCATAATAACTTGAACAAGATTCAAGATTCTTGTAAGGCAGACCAAGAAAGCGCAGTGGATGAAGAACCGGGGAAGAGTCTTAAAATGAGAGAGACGGGGTTTAAGCCATACAAGAGATGTTCCATGGAAGCGAAAGAGAGCCAAGTTGGAAACGCAAACAATCACAATGATGAAAAGGTCTGCTGCAAGAGGCTTCGTCTGGAAGCAGAAGCTTCAACATAA